A stretch of Imperialibacter roseus DNA encodes these proteins:
- a CDS encoding ABC transporter permease: protein MSNHHPPKLPLRFFRWFCHPDYREDIEGDLVERFKGKAKERGAKRASWFFAVEVLKLFRPSLMKNFIGQTQLNNYGMFRNYFKIAWRNMIRQKMYSAIKVGGLSIGIAACLLIAVFIHYELSYDQQYPDKNRIYRVIAEYNVSFGSGHFFSSYFQHPFARTIQEEFPEIEKAGRVNQSSLFGAGGNQIRPAGAKQNTYEEHVAYFDQQLLEILQPKMVEGSVTSALAEPNSIVLSATKAKQFFPDGNAVGQTMIFNERADNPYIVGGVMEDFPQNSSMEFDILISLTDKEFWKGERTSWLNTNYPTYIKVKPGADIKALESKLSLITEKFHAQALADGGYATREEIINGLTYHLQPITDIHLNKGQLGEDAFFESGIGQVRLFGLIAVFILLLACVNFVNLSTAKSANRAKEIGLRKTLGSSKAHLVQQFLIESTLFSLLAFVAGTLLAWLSLPYLGELSGKNLTFPATAWWLFPALLLSAGFIGVLAGIYPSLYLSRFRPVAVLKGGVSKGAKNALLRNVLVVFQFTTAIAIITGTVVINSQMDYILTKPLGFDKEQVILLQGTNTLGDKTQALKNELIALSVVENVSVSDYLPVYGPDSKRNGDMVKVVGRGDDQGVSIQDWQVDEDYLGTMGMKLTRGRDFADAKGSNQNKAIINETLVRKLGLDDPIGQKINNGNEYEIIGVVEDFHFDTFAEEIQGVILHQGQDNYSVISVKANTDDVATLLASIETVWNKFAPGQPMRYDFMDARFDRMYEGVAQYGDILNCFSVLALVVACLGLFGLSAFMAEQRSKEISIRKVLGASVSRIFKMLTGNFLKLVLISFVLAVPIAWYFMQSWLDSFSYRIDMSWWYFGLAGVAVTVVALITVSSQALKVAHSNPVDSLRNE, encoded by the coding sequence ATGAGTAACCACCATCCACCCAAACTCCCTCTCCGTTTTTTCCGCTGGTTCTGCCATCCGGATTACCGGGAGGATATTGAAGGTGATTTGGTGGAGCGGTTTAAAGGTAAAGCGAAAGAAAGAGGAGCAAAAAGAGCCAGTTGGTTTTTTGCCGTTGAGGTGCTGAAGCTTTTCAGGCCTTCGCTCATGAAGAATTTTATAGGTCAAACTCAATTAAACAATTACGGTATGTTCAGGAATTATTTCAAAATCGCCTGGCGGAATATGATCAGGCAAAAAATGTATTCTGCTATCAAAGTGGGTGGGCTGTCCATTGGTATTGCAGCCTGTTTACTCATAGCCGTTTTTATCCACTATGAACTCAGCTACGACCAGCAGTACCCAGACAAAAACAGGATTTACAGGGTAATCGCCGAGTACAATGTAAGCTTTGGTTCCGGGCATTTTTTTAGCTCTTATTTTCAGCATCCATTTGCCAGAACGATCCAGGAAGAATTCCCGGAAATTGAAAAAGCAGGAAGGGTGAATCAATCATCTCTTTTTGGTGCAGGAGGTAATCAAATCAGACCTGCTGGCGCCAAGCAAAACACTTACGAAGAGCACGTTGCTTACTTTGATCAGCAATTGCTGGAGATACTGCAACCAAAAATGGTGGAGGGTTCCGTTACATCTGCGCTAGCCGAGCCCAATTCTATTGTGCTTTCGGCAACCAAAGCAAAACAGTTCTTTCCTGATGGAAACGCTGTGGGGCAGACGATGATTTTCAATGAGCGAGCAGACAATCCTTATATCGTGGGCGGAGTGATGGAAGACTTTCCGCAGAACAGCTCCATGGAGTTTGATATTCTGATCTCGTTGACTGACAAAGAGTTTTGGAAGGGAGAAAGAACCAGCTGGCTCAACACCAATTACCCTACTTATATCAAAGTAAAACCTGGTGCTGACATTAAGGCACTGGAATCCAAACTAAGTCTGATCACAGAAAAGTTTCACGCACAGGCCCTTGCCGATGGCGGGTATGCCACTAGGGAAGAAATCATCAACGGCCTTACTTACCACCTGCAACCCATCACAGATATTCACCTCAACAAAGGACAGCTTGGCGAGGACGCATTCTTTGAAAGTGGCATTGGACAGGTAAGGCTGTTTGGCCTTATTGCTGTCTTTATTCTATTGCTGGCATGTGTTAATTTCGTCAATTTGTCAACTGCCAAATCGGCTAACAGGGCCAAGGAAATTGGGCTTCGGAAAACACTTGGTTCTTCAAAGGCCCATCTGGTTCAGCAGTTCTTAATCGAATCTACTCTTTTCAGTCTCCTGGCCTTTGTGGCAGGCACTTTGCTGGCATGGCTTTCCCTGCCTTATTTGGGGGAGCTTTCTGGCAAGAACTTGACATTTCCGGCAACAGCCTGGTGGCTTTTCCCGGCACTCTTGCTATCCGCTGGTTTTATAGGCGTTTTGGCGGGCATTTACCCCTCTTTATACCTTTCCAGGTTTCGCCCGGTCGCCGTATTGAAAGGAGGAGTTAGCAAAGGGGCTAAGAACGCATTGTTGCGAAATGTACTGGTGGTCTTCCAGTTTACCACGGCCATCGCCATTATCACAGGCACAGTTGTCATCAACTCTCAAATGGATTATATCCTTACCAAGCCGCTAGGTTTTGACAAGGAGCAGGTAATTCTCCTTCAGGGAACAAACACGCTAGGGGACAAAACCCAGGCCTTAAAAAATGAATTAATAGCGCTTTCAGTGGTTGAGAATGTGTCGGTGAGTGACTACCTGCCAGTTTATGGGCCCGATTCTAAAAGAAATGGTGACATGGTAAAGGTGGTAGGGAGAGGAGACGACCAGGGAGTTTCCATTCAGGACTGGCAGGTGGATGAGGACTACCTGGGGACGATGGGGATGAAGCTTACCAGAGGCAGAGACTTCGCTGACGCCAAGGGAAGTAACCAGAACAAAGCGATCATCAATGAAACCCTCGTGAGGAAACTCGGGCTCGATGACCCTATTGGCCAGAAGATAAATAATGGGAACGAGTACGAAATAATAGGCGTGGTAGAAGACTTCCACTTCGACACTTTCGCAGAGGAGATTCAGGGTGTCATCCTGCACCAGGGGCAGGACAATTACTCGGTCATTTCTGTCAAAGCTAATACGGATGATGTGGCCACTCTTTTGGCATCAATCGAAACGGTTTGGAACAAATTTGCACCAGGCCAGCCTATGCGCTACGACTTTATGGACGCTCGCTTCGATAGAATGTATGAGGGAGTGGCGCAATATGGAGACATATTGAACTGCTTCTCAGTACTCGCTCTGGTAGTGGCATGCCTTGGCCTGTTTGGGTTGTCGGCCTTCATGGCGGAGCAGCGTAGCAAGGAGATCAGTATCAGAAAAGTGCTTGGGGCATCAGTCAGTAGGATATTTAAAATGTTGACTGGCAATTTCCTGAAGCTGGTGCTGATATCATTTGTGCTGG
- a CDS encoding endonuclease domain-containing protein, translating into MGDSGNMFYNASSTIFKNAKKLRANQTLAEKLLWEELRANKLLGLRFKRQHPIGTFVADFYSHPVRLVIEIGGGYHDLAEQMEYDAGRTEEIEQFEVNVIRSTNAEVEGNIKSVIEQIKTICIERQVR; encoded by the coding sequence ATGGGTGATAGCGGAAATATGTTTTACAATGCTTCTTCGACGATTTTTAAAAATGCAAAGAAGCTTCGTGCTAATCAGACTTTAGCGGAAAAGTTGCTATGGGAAGAGCTTCGTGCCAACAAGCTGTTGGGACTTCGATTTAAAAGGCAGCATCCTATCGGCACTTTCGTTGCCGACTTTTATTCCCACCCCGTGAGGCTAGTAATTGAAATTGGCGGAGGGTATCATGACTTGGCTGAACAGATGGAATACGACGCTGGACGGACAGAAGAAATTGAGCAATTTGAAGTCAATGTTATTCGATCTACTAATGCAGAAGTTGAAGGTAATATTAAGTCAGTGATCGAACAGATAAAGACTATTTGCATTGAAAGACAAGTAAGATGA
- a CDS encoding PadR family transcriptional regulator produces MGKYQLGEFEEVVLLTVAVLYGEAYGIAIIEEMEKRLNRKVSIGSLQTVLRRLEKKGFLSSEFGEATQVRGGKRKRYFTVTQYGQKAMEELKEQRLGLWNAIPEVAFK; encoded by the coding sequence ATGGGAAAATATCAACTGGGCGAGTTTGAAGAAGTAGTCCTTTTGACGGTTGCTGTGCTGTACGGAGAAGCTTACGGGATAGCCATCATAGAAGAGATGGAAAAAAGGCTCAACAGGAAGGTAAGCATCGGTTCATTGCAAACCGTGCTTAGACGGTTGGAGAAGAAAGGTTTTCTGTCTTCAGAGTTTGGAGAGGCCACACAGGTAAGAGGGGGGAAGCGCAAAAGGTATTTCACTGTAACGCAATATGGACAAAAGGCGATGGAAGAGTTGAAAGAACAACGACTGGGGCTGTGGAATGCGATACCTGAGGTGGCGTTTAAATGA
- a CDS encoding sulfotransferase domain-containing protein, whose protein sequence is MKTLFKINVKRLAIHIPLASKHLTYTKFIILTTPRTGSTLLHTFLNYHLNVLSLGEPQNGDLPAKRWKAYPKFIKAVGFKAFYDSSSRLPVKEMLSQHSKNESVKIIWLRRRNKLRQWVSLKIAENTGEWSAVRTSLNGSPLKLSPSEFAEYVAKMGETDSQIQDHLTGKRYVTIFYEDLTENTELEMKKVWNFLAVAPIKPASLLKKQHPQPLNELITNYNDFIQMTDQ, encoded by the coding sequence TTGAAAACGCTTTTCAAAATAAACGTTAAGCGACTCGCCATTCACATTCCCCTGGCAAGCAAGCATCTTACATACACCAAATTCATCATACTTACTACCCCCAGAACCGGCTCGACACTTCTTCATACTTTTTTAAACTATCACCTCAATGTCCTTTCGCTCGGCGAACCACAGAATGGAGATTTGCCGGCAAAACGCTGGAAAGCTTACCCAAAATTTATTAAAGCAGTTGGATTCAAAGCTTTTTATGACTCAAGTAGTAGGCTGCCAGTAAAAGAAATGTTGAGTCAACACAGTAAAAATGAAAGCGTGAAGATTATATGGTTGAGACGAAGGAATAAATTGAGGCAATGGGTTTCGCTGAAAATTGCCGAAAACACGGGAGAGTGGTCGGCAGTGAGAACCAGTTTAAACGGCAGCCCATTGAAGCTCTCCCCATCTGAATTTGCTGAATACGTAGCAAAGATGGGGGAAACAGATTCCCAAATTCAGGATCACCTCACCGGAAAAAGATACGTGACTATATTCTATGAGGATCTTACCGAAAACACCGAGCTTGAAATGAAAAAGGTTTGGAACTTCCTCGCTGTGGCGCCTATCAAACCCGCATCGCTTTTGAAAAAGCAGCATCCACAACCGCTAAATGAGCTCATCACGAATTACAACGATTTTATTCAAATGACAGATCAATAG
- a CDS encoding WD40/YVTN/BNR-like repeat-containing protein → MQHLPNRLWSMAFLLLFTSFLSMGQVLDMELLKGIKPRNIGPAGMSGRVTAADVVQSNPDIIYLGTASGGLWKSTGGGTSWKPIFEKEKAASIGSIAIYQKSPDIIWVGTGEGNPRNSQSMGNGVYRSLDAGQTWQHMGLENTRTIHRIFVHPDDPNTVWVGAQGNAWADSPDRGVFKTTDGGKTWKKVLFVNNRTGIADLTIDPTNPNKLIAGMWEYRRWPWFFKSGGEGSGIYVSVDGGENWARRTSDDGLPECEIGKTAIAIAPSNPDVVYALVETKKNALYKSVDGGKKWSKVQDQDVGDRPFYYWDLRVDPRNENTLYNVYGIVKVSIDGGKTFETLAGGDKVHVDHHMFYVLPTDASLMLDGNDGGAYISRDRGKTWRFVENLPVGQFYHVNVDMATPYNVMGGMQDNGSWRGPSQSLHNGGIRNGYWDEIAFGDGFDVVPVPGDLRYGYGMSQGGFLSYLDFETGFSQFIKPNHPDNVFLRFNWNAGIAQDPFDANTIYYGSQFIHKSSDRGQNWSLISSDLTTNDPEKTKLETGGLTFDATGAENHCTILAIAPSPLDKNIIWAGTDDGNVQLTRDGGKTWINLSANIKGMPKGAWIPQINASTYNAGEAFVVVNDYRRGNWAPMVYQTKDFGKTWVNLVSEQKVYGYVLSMVQDPVEPKLIFVGTEFGLYVSIDAGQNFTKWTNDYPTVSTYDLKIHPREHDLVIGTFGRALWVMDDIRPLREMASKGAQVIAQPLYAYPAPDAYLFAYKEAAGTRFHGDAIFRGDDREPGALLSYSVKATSKQDTTIKSDTARLQISDASGTVIRNLFQVVEKPGLQRIIWGLDKKGVRSPESAKPKAGAAEPSGFSVLPGTYTVKYTYAGKEATTKVEVKADPRFTFNQSAAVQMSQRFDRVNAIMEKATAAVDKLNDAKATIAKVNAAMEDSPIEGKEALKKQGAELEKKITELKERLKSKEDVQGIYDDPTVASSRLFMAMYQVGNPYNSLNTNQEWAIAHAEKATDEGVANVDAFFNTEWKAYKEKAGAINFSPFKE, encoded by the coding sequence ATGCAACATTTACCCAACAGACTGTGGAGCATGGCTTTCTTGCTCCTTTTCACGAGCTTCCTTTCTATGGGCCAGGTGCTCGACATGGAGCTACTCAAAGGCATCAAACCACGTAATATTGGCCCGGCAGGCATGAGCGGCCGGGTTACAGCCGCCGACGTGGTGCAAAGCAACCCCGACATCATCTACCTGGGCACGGCATCGGGCGGCCTTTGGAAGTCGACTGGCGGCGGCACCAGTTGGAAACCCATCTTCGAAAAAGAAAAGGCAGCGTCCATTGGCTCCATTGCCATCTATCAGAAATCGCCCGATATCATTTGGGTGGGAACCGGCGAGGGCAACCCCCGCAACAGCCAAAGCATGGGCAATGGCGTGTACCGCAGTCTCGACGCCGGCCAAACCTGGCAGCACATGGGGCTGGAAAATACCCGTACGATCCACCGCATTTTCGTGCATCCTGACGACCCCAACACGGTGTGGGTAGGTGCGCAAGGCAACGCCTGGGCCGATAGCCCCGACAGAGGTGTGTTCAAAACCACCGACGGCGGCAAAACATGGAAAAAAGTGTTGTTTGTCAATAACCGCACAGGCATCGCCGATCTGACAATTGATCCTACCAACCCCAACAAGTTGATCGCAGGTATGTGGGAATACCGCCGCTGGCCTTGGTTCTTCAAGTCGGGCGGCGAAGGATCAGGCATCTACGTGTCGGTCGATGGCGGTGAAAACTGGGCAAGGAGAACCTCCGACGATGGCTTACCTGAATGTGAAATAGGAAAAACCGCTATCGCTATTGCTCCGTCCAACCCTGACGTGGTTTACGCACTTGTTGAAACCAAGAAAAACGCCCTTTACAAGTCGGTAGATGGCGGCAAAAAATGGAGCAAAGTGCAAGACCAGGATGTAGGCGACAGGCCATTTTACTACTGGGATCTTCGTGTAGATCCCAGGAACGAGAACACATTGTACAACGTCTACGGCATAGTAAAAGTGAGTATCGACGGTGGTAAGACCTTCGAGACACTGGCTGGTGGCGACAAGGTGCACGTGGATCACCACATGTTTTATGTGCTGCCTACCGACGCCTCTTTGATGCTGGATGGCAACGATGGCGGTGCCTACATCTCCCGTGACAGAGGCAAAACCTGGCGCTTTGTAGAAAACCTGCCAGTTGGCCAGTTCTACCACGTAAATGTGGACATGGCAACGCCCTACAATGTAATGGGCGGCATGCAGGACAACGGTAGCTGGAGAGGCCCGAGCCAGTCGCTGCACAACGGCGGCATCCGCAATGGTTATTGGGATGAAATTGCCTTTGGTGATGGTTTTGACGTGGTGCCTGTTCCAGGCGATCTGCGCTATGGCTATGGCATGTCGCAGGGCGGTTTCCTTTCTTACCTCGACTTTGAAACCGGCTTCAGCCAGTTCATCAAACCCAACCACCCCGACAACGTGTTTCTTCGCTTCAACTGGAATGCTGGCATTGCCCAGGATCCGTTTGACGCCAACACGATTTACTACGGTAGCCAGTTTATTCACAAAAGCTCCGACAGGGGACAAAACTGGAGCTTGATCTCCAGCGATCTCACCACCAACGACCCTGAAAAGACCAAATTGGAAACTGGCGGGCTTACTTTTGATGCTACTGGTGCCGAAAATCACTGCACCATTCTTGCCATTGCTCCAAGTCCACTGGACAAAAACATCATCTGGGCTGGCACCGATGACGGCAATGTGCAGCTAACCAGAGATGGCGGCAAAACGTGGATCAATCTGTCCGCCAACATCAAAGGCATGCCAAAAGGTGCCTGGATACCGCAAATCAATGCTTCCACCTACAATGCCGGTGAGGCCTTTGTAGTAGTGAACGACTACCGCCGGGGCAACTGGGCACCGATGGTCTACCAAACCAAAGACTTCGGTAAAACATGGGTCAATCTGGTCAGCGAGCAGAAGGTATATGGGTATGTGCTTTCCATGGTGCAGGATCCCGTCGAACCAAAGCTCATATTCGTAGGTACCGAATTCGGTCTTTACGTTTCTATCGACGCCGGTCAAAACTTCACCAAATGGACGAACGATTACCCAACAGTATCTACTTACGACCTGAAGATTCACCCGAGGGAGCATGACCTTGTAATTGGTACTTTCGGGCGGGCACTTTGGGTAATGGACGACATCAGACCATTGAGAGAAATGGCCAGCAAGGGCGCTCAGGTCATTGCGCAGCCGCTCTATGCTTACCCTGCGCCTGACGCCTACCTTTTTGCCTACAAAGAAGCGGCAGGCACCCGTTTCCACGGCGATGCTATTTTCAGAGGTGACGACAGGGAACCCGGAGCGCTGCTTTCCTACTCTGTAAAAGCGACCTCGAAGCAGGACACCACCATCAAGTCGGACACTGCGAGACTGCAAATATCAGATGCCAGCGGCACCGTCATCCGCAACCTGTTTCAGGTGGTGGAAAAGCCCGGTCTGCAGCGTATCATTTGGGGTCTTGATAAAAAAGGCGTTCGCAGCCCTGAGAGTGCCAAGCCTAAAGCAGGCGCCGCCGAGCCAAGTGGCTTTAGCGTATTGCCGGGCACCTACACAGTAAAGTATACTTATGCAGGTAAAGAAGCTACAACGAAAGTTGAGGTAAAAGCCGACCCACGGTTTACATTCAACCAGTCGGCTGCGGTACAAATGAGCCAGCGCTTTGATCGTGTCAATGCCATCATGGAAAAGGCAACAGCTGCGGTGGATAAACTCAACGATGCCAAAGCCACCATCGCCAAAGTGAATGCTGCGATGGAAGACAGCCCCATCGAAGGCAAGGAGGCACTCAAGAAGCAAGGGGCCGAACTGGAGAAGAAGATCACTGAACTAAAAGAGCGGCTGAAGTCGAAAGAGGATGTGCAGGGTATTTACGATGACCCCACTGTAGCTTCCAGTCGTCTGTTCATGGCCATGTACCAGGTGGGCAATCCCTACAACAGTCTCAACACCAATCAGGAATGGGCAATTGCCCATGCAGAAAAGGCAACGGATGAGGGTGTAGCCAACGTTGATGCTTTCTTTAACACCGAATGGAAGGCCTATAAGGAAAAGGCTGGCGCAATCAACTTCTCGCCTTTTAAAGAATAA
- a CDS encoding HAD family hydrolase, with translation MPTYKAIIFDFDGTLLDTETFHFHIWNEILSEYNIIVSYEEYLDVFAGVPTPVNAQMLVEKHNLSISQQALLEKRENLALERMKTGTFKMMPHARETLDFFFDKGYPMALATGSPRPDVDLLMERMDLAKYFKITVTRDDVKVSKPHPESYQKCVDFLGFPKADYLVFEDTPNGALSAKNAGLTCFAVQHDVREHPRLQHADKLFNDMKAAMDFLRGNKLI, from the coding sequence ATGCCCACATACAAAGCCATTATTTTCGATTTCGACGGCACACTTCTCGACACCGAAACCTTTCACTTCCATATCTGGAATGAAATTCTTTCTGAGTACAATATCATCGTCAGCTATGAAGAATACCTCGACGTATTTGCCGGCGTACCCACTCCCGTCAATGCACAAATGCTGGTCGAAAAACACAATTTATCTATATCCCAGCAGGCGTTACTGGAGAAGAGAGAAAACCTGGCTCTGGAGCGGATGAAAACCGGCACCTTCAAAATGATGCCTCATGCCAGAGAAACACTGGACTTCTTTTTCGACAAAGGCTACCCAATGGCCCTCGCCACAGGCAGCCCCCGGCCCGACGTCGACCTGCTGATGGAGCGAATGGATTTGGCGAAGTATTTCAAAATCACCGTAACCAGAGACGACGTAAAAGTCAGCAAGCCCCACCCGGAAAGCTACCAGAAGTGTGTCGACTTCCTCGGTTTTCCCAAGGCAGACTACCTCGTGTTTGAAGACACGCCAAACGGTGCGCTGTCAGCCAAAAACGCCGGCCTCACCTGTTTTGCCGTACAACACGACGTGCGGGAACACCCCCGGCTGCAACATGCCGACAAACTCTTCAATGACATGAAGGCTGCTATGGACTTCCTCAGAGGAAACAAGCTGATTTAG
- a CDS encoding GNAT family N-acetyltransferase produces MIRNYLPDDYAKVMEVFRLNIPQFFASEEEADLTDYLKEHGDSYYVIEVKGEIIGAGGHHYPLPGVGRLSWDFFRPEVQGKGWGRKLINHSLDEIRSKKHVKRLEVWTSQQSYQFYAKFGFNVHRVEKDFWAKGFDLYHMEMIADKIQRPTYF; encoded by the coding sequence ATGATAAGAAACTACTTACCCGACGACTACGCCAAAGTAATGGAAGTGTTCAGGCTGAATATACCTCAGTTTTTTGCCAGTGAAGAAGAAGCTGATTTAACTGACTACCTGAAAGAGCACGGTGACAGTTATTACGTAATTGAAGTCAAAGGAGAAATAATTGGCGCCGGCGGCCATCATTATCCACTACCTGGCGTCGGTCGGCTGTCGTGGGACTTCTTCCGACCGGAAGTGCAAGGCAAAGGCTGGGGCCGCAAGCTGATCAACCATTCACTCGACGAAATCAGAAGCAAAAAACATGTAAAACGACTGGAAGTGTGGACGTCACAACAGTCCTATCAGTTCTATGCCAAGTTTGGCTTCAATGTTCACAGGGTGGAAAAGGACTTTTGGGCCAAAGGTTTCGACCTCTACCATATGGAAATGATCGCTGATAAAATTCAGCGGCCAACCTACTTCTAA
- a CDS encoding SdpI family protein: protein MENLFWMHFILGPFFLVIAFLFKAFPPKSINYLYGYRTTRSMKSDAAWHAANKLSANLMVGVGFATCLAQGIFYATGIGFAAYVGWSSGVLVVLLLATIPAVEAHLKKNFDEQGNPISK, encoded by the coding sequence ATGGAGAATCTGTTTTGGATGCATTTTATTCTTGGACCCTTCTTTCTTGTTATCGCTTTCCTTTTCAAAGCATTCCCTCCTAAGAGCATCAATTACCTGTACGGCTACCGCACCACACGGTCGATGAAATCAGACGCCGCTTGGCACGCAGCTAACAAACTAAGCGCCAACCTGATGGTGGGAGTTGGTTTTGCCACTTGCCTGGCTCAGGGCATTTTCTACGCCACAGGCATAGGCTTCGCCGCCTACGTCGGTTGGTCCAGCGGCGTTTTGGTTGTCCTTCTGCTGGCCACTATTCCGGCTGTTGAGGCGCATCTGAAGAAGAATTTTGACGAGCAGGGCAATCCCATATCAAAATAA
- a CDS encoding sulfatase, producing the protein MSQYLTAFFLLCILCIGCEQKAARKPNILFILVDDLGHKDLSSTGSQFYETPNIDKIAAEGMMFTQGYAASRVCSPSRASIISGRFTARHGITDWIGAKYGEDWRSLNRFDKLLPADYTHYLPHEYVTLPETLKENGYKTFFAGKWHLGDRGSYPENHGFDINVAGWDKGSPMGGYFSPYENPKISDGPKGENLSIRLAQETASFIESHKDSTFFAFLSFYAVHGPIQTNEEKWTKYRTKAEQMGLVENGFEMESVLPIRVTQDNPVYAGLVETMDEAVGIVLDKLKALGLDENTIIVFTSDNGGVSSGDNFSTSNLPLRGGKGYQWEGGTREPFFIKVPWLNSNGAKSNVPVINTDFYPTLLELAKIPLKPSEHIDGVSLVPLLEGKSIAERPLYWHYPHYGNQGGEPSSVIRLGNWKLIHYWEDGREELYNLKNDEAERNNVASQEIETKEKLSKQLLGWLKEVNAKIPVPDPEYDPAKALQRHEDIVNNLWPRLEQQRKDMLTPGWSPNADWWGSKTID; encoded by the coding sequence ATGAGCCAATATTTGACCGCCTTCTTTTTGCTTTGTATCCTGTGTATTGGCTGCGAGCAAAAAGCTGCAAGGAAACCCAATATATTATTCATTCTCGTCGATGACCTTGGACACAAAGACCTAAGCTCCACGGGCAGCCAATTCTACGAAACGCCCAATATCGACAAGATTGCTGCTGAGGGCATGATGTTTACTCAGGGATACGCAGCCAGCCGGGTGTGTAGTCCGTCAAGAGCCAGCATCATTTCGGGTCGGTTTACAGCACGCCATGGTATCACCGACTGGATTGGAGCCAAATATGGCGAAGACTGGAGGTCGCTGAACAGGTTCGACAAACTGTTGCCTGCCGACTACACACACTACCTCCCTCATGAATACGTAACGTTGCCGGAAACTCTGAAAGAAAACGGGTACAAAACCTTCTTTGCAGGCAAATGGCACCTGGGCGACAGGGGATCTTATCCCGAAAACCATGGCTTCGATATCAATGTGGCGGGTTGGGACAAAGGAAGCCCGATGGGTGGCTACTTCTCGCCATACGAAAACCCGAAGATTTCGGATGGCCCTAAAGGCGAGAACCTGTCCATCCGCCTGGCACAGGAAACAGCCAGTTTCATTGAAAGCCACAAAGACTCCACCTTCTTTGCCTTTCTGTCATTTTATGCCGTGCATGGCCCCATTCAAACGAACGAAGAAAAGTGGACAAAATACCGCACCAAAGCGGAACAAATGGGGCTTGTCGAAAATGGCTTCGAAATGGAAAGCGTGCTTCCTATTCGGGTAACGCAGGATAATCCGGTGTACGCCGGACTCGTCGAAACCATGGATGAGGCCGTCGGTATTGTGCTCGACAAACTCAAAGCACTTGGCCTGGACGAAAATACGATCATAGTGTTCACCTCCGACAACGGCGGTGTTTCCTCCGGCGACAATTTCTCAACTTCCAATCTTCCGCTGCGGGGTGGCAAAGGCTACCAATGGGAAGGCGGAACGAGAGAACCCTTTTTCATCAAAGTGCCCTGGCTGAACAGCAACGGAGCCAAAAGCAATGTACCTGTTATCAATACCGACTTCTACCCCACCCTGTTGGAGCTGGCGAAAATACCGCTGAAGCCCAGCGAGCACATTGACGGCGTGAGCCTTGTGCCACTGCTGGAAGGAAAATCAATTGCTGAGCGGCCGCTGTACTGGCACTACCCACACTACGGCAACCAGGGCGGCGAACCGTCTTCTGTAATCCGGCTGGGCAATTGGAAGCTCATCCACTACTGGGAGGATGGCAGAGAGGAGCTCTACAACCTGAAAAATGATGAGGCTGAAAGAAACAACGTGGCTTCACAGGAAATTGAGACAAAAGAAAAACTTAGTAAACAGTTGCTGGGTTGGTTGAAAGAAGTCAATGCTAAAATTCCAGTGCCCGACCCGGAATACGACCCTGCTAAGGCGTTACAGCGACACGAAGACATTGTAAACAATCTCTGGCCAAGGCTGGAGCAGCAGAGAAAAGACATGCTTACTCCCGGCTGGTCGCCCAATGCCGACTGGTGGGGAAGCAAAACGATCGACTAA